GAGATTTTAGGTTGCAGACTGCAGACAAAAGATTTCTGCAGCCACATTTTCGCAAAGTTAAAAGCGGATTTGATGTTTGGATGCCCCGACTTTTCTGTTATATCAACTTTTTGACACTGGTATAGGTACTTGAAGTTTCTTTGTAGCAACAACTTTTGTTTGGTTCTAAATTGAGAAAAGTCTAGAAGCAACAAGCATAAGACAATCATTTTAAACCCAGATCTTACACTAAACGGATATATATCATTAGATATCGAGGCATATAAGTTGGTAGGTTTTATTGCCTAAATACACAAGCCAAAGCAACAGCCATTATTACACCAGCAGCTACCAGCTTTTTCAGTACCTTTTGCCTCAATCCGCAGTCTTCAATACCTTCTGTTCCCTTTAAGGCACTGTGTATGCTGCAATGTTACCAATAGTGATCTTAGAAGTGATTAgatagaagggaaaaaaaaaaaaggtttgaaatAAAACTTTCATCTCTGAAATTTGGATTAAGTTTGATTTTTGTCCTCCAATATAAATAGTTGCAATttttaacttcaaaaattaTACCACAAGATAGCATCTACcctgaaatttattttagactACTCTAACCTTTTACATGTAAATCTTTTAACAACGCAAATAGAGAGCAAAACTCAATGAAAAGTGTAAAATAATGAACTATACTCACATCCACATTTGTATCCCACTGGTCGATTAGCAATGTTGCAGCGCTTGGGGATGGTGATAGCAATCTCAGGCTTGATTCCTGCGCTTTTGGCAGTATTAGAAAGCATGACCGCACATAGACAAGCCGGGGTTTGGCCTAGTATCTTCACCTGTTGGCAGCAACTGTCAGAAACAGCTGCGTTCATATCTTGTGCCGCAGTTGCACAAGGAGCAAGTTTCATAGCCTCATTGTCTGGAGTAGATTTTCCACATGCGCCTGCCCCATCAACCCTTTCCAGACCAGCCATGCTGACAAGCACAAGCAAGCCCAGAAGGCAAATGAACTTAATTGGAGCCTCCATTCCTGCAATATATCTCACAATGTACAAGTTTTCTGCTATCTCACAATGCTGCAATGCTTTCCTTAGGGACAGGTTTTATACTGCAATTCGGTGCTTCCTCCAATCACCCACTTAGTCCTAATGGAGCTTGcactaaaacaattttcttattGCACcactttcctttaaataaactAGTTTGAGCATTATCTAGAACCACTTCATTGTCTAATCAACTGAATTAAAGTTGGTGAATCCAATATCTGCATAATCCCTGCTTGACAATCCTTCCAGGAGCAACCATTAGTGATGGTAGATTACATGATAAGCCAGTTACCAGCCACCAAGGATCTGTTTGTTCGTGGTCGCCTTTCGGCAATTTTTGCACACCTAGTTTGGAAAAAGCCAAATAATGCAACCATTAGAGCACTTCTAGACAATCCTTCCAGGTGTAACCATTAGTGATGGTGGATTACATGATAAGCCAGTTACCAACCACCAAGGATCTGTTTGTTCGTGGTCGCCTGTTGGTAATGTTTGCACACCTAGTTAAGCATCAATGTTTGCACACCTAGTTTGGAAAAAGCCAAATAATGCAACCATTAGAGCACTTGCATATGTAAAACGGCATAATTGCAAAATTTAGGCCAACCAATCCAAAAAATCACGTGCATCAGTTTgtctaaaattatgtaaagatatattttattcatttctcaATTTACTTTTTCAATTGGTGTTTGTGTGTGAGTGACATGAGTGTTTTAAAAAAGTGGTtatgtgaatgaaaaaaaaattattggaataACTTTCAAACTAGATAATTTGATATGGGTGTTTTGCAAAAGTAGtcatataaaatagaaaagggTTGTGTTAATGGGCACCATAAGGTGCCCGTTAACAATACagttttgggtaattttttagtaaatttttcaactttttagcAGCTTTTCAGTTTTTGGCAATTATTctgacaacttttttttcctttttttgagtaaaacacaaaaaaagaaatgttaacaAACACCGGGCAGTGCTTGTTAACttttcccaataaaaaaaatagattcttATGCTATAGtagacaaataataataataataatgagcaAATGCTCGGTTAATAGTCCTAGGAGTTCTAGTGATAGCCCAATAGTGATACAATCCTTGTGGTAATTATAGTTTGAACCCCACCTCCCTCTTCCCACCATCTACctatcaaaacaacaaaatggTTAATAGTCTTTCCCgacactatttattttttggaaaataacaagaaaaggcccaaattttatattatatttcatattaagttttaattttataattttgccAATTGAAGTTCCAAATTTATGAAATCATTTCGATTTGAAGCCTTTATTCATTTTCGTTATTTTGGAGAGTAATGGATTTAGAAAAGCGAAAAATTACTGATTAAAATTTACGTTTCATCTAAAGCTTATTCATAAATCAATTTGACAGCTATTGAACAGAGAGGATAGAGATAGGAAATTCATTTGAGAAGAGAAAGCTCtgccttaaaaaaagaaagtgattgTTAGAAATGCAACAAGTTACCTAGCTAGATGAAACACGGTTTTGTTAATGATTTCTCTATTTAGTCTACTCCATTATTGCctagaattacaaaaattaatttctgAAATGGACAAAGTATTCAAATTGGATTTGTTCCAtaagtttgattctttaattGTCAACATCTAAAATCTTGAACCTAATTTTTAATTAGGGTTTAAAATTTTGggtcttttatttaatttttccctttatttgttttctctttttattcCAATGACCCATTAAAAGGTGTATATAGAATATTAAATCTTAGTTTAACCATTTGCACTATAAGCATGACCAACTTGATACAGTTTAAGACTTCAAGTGATAACTTGAAGGTCATGTTTGGTGTTAAGAACCCGCTAATTTCTAGAGGGGATGGATGAGAAGTGTATGGAAAAGGGTGAGAATTGTATGGGATTTGACTAGACTCGAGGTAGAGGTTAAGAGGGAGAAATGCAATAAGGCTACAATTTGCAATATTATTCAATGATCCGATTACAATTAGGTATTTAAAGATGCATGAAGCTATTCTATTGTTCACATGGCCTTATCCTATTGTAACTAATtaactaagagcatccacagcagtgaagctaaaaatttagttttttagctccaccaaaagttactttatctattttacctattcactttacaaaacatgctgcagcagtggatctattttagcttttaacacaataaaataatataaacatcacaataaaataatatatccactacaataaaataatatattcattacaataaacaaccatCACAACTACCCGCAACCACTACCATCGACTCTTCCACCGCCACCGCAATCGCTACCGCCACCGCTACCGCTGCCACCTCCGCCGCTGCTGCCACCACCGCCGCCGATTCTTCCACCACCGCAACTGCCACCGCCACCGCAGTCGCTACCGCcgcagccaccaccaccactaccaccaacaCCGATTCTTCCACCACCGCGGCTGCCACCGCCACCGCAGTCGCTACCGCCACAACCAccgccaccactaccaccaacaCCGATTCTTCCACCACCGCGGCTGCCGCCGCCACCGACCCTTCCACCACCGCCCAAATtatacttatacatttttttttttttactaaaacaatttcTCAATCATCATGATAAcgtaacaataatattttattttaactccaaattatatatatacaaaactcaaactaaattatgaaatagaggaactttataataaaacatataaaataaaacacatattaTAGCTGGAACAATGTAGTCCATAGATTACTCACATACATAAATCAaactaaattacaataaaactcaCACACTCGCACAAGTTCCTATGACTCGCCATGCAATTGCCATAAATGTTCAACAAGGTCCTTCTGGAGTTGAAAATGAATGTCTCGGTCTCTAATGCGTCCATACCTCTCAATGCATGacaaaaattcatcattttgttcatgtaacacttgcATAGGAGGATTATCCACTCCATCAATTTGTTCATAATCCAAATTTACCACTTCATTATCATCCcgttcatcttcaacaatcatGTTATGGAGAATTATACACGCTTTCATGATCTTTTGGAGTGTTTCAAGATGGAAAAAGCGTGCAGGTCCACGGACAATTGCGAAACGTGCTTGAAGCACTCCAAATGCACGCTCAACATCCTTCCTATGCGCCTCTTGGGTTGCTGCAAATAATTTTCGCTTAGGTCCTTGTGTAGATGGGATTGTTTTCACAAATGTTGCCCACTTTGGATATATGCCATCAGCAAGGTAATATCCCATTGTGTAGTCAT
This genomic stretch from Castanea sativa cultivar Marrone di Chiusa Pesio chromosome 9, ASM4071231v1 harbors:
- the LOC142609941 gene encoding uncharacterized protein LOC142609941; its protein translation is MEAPIKFICLLGLLVLVSMAGLERVDGAGACGKSTPDNEAMKLAPCATAAQDMNAAVSDSCCQQVKILGQTPACLCAVMLSNTAKSAGIKPEIAITIPKRCNIANRPVGYKCGSYTVP